One window of the Candidatus Zixiibacteriota bacterium genome contains the following:
- a CDS encoding hypothetical protein (Evidence 5 : Unknown function), which translates to MPKIKLTGYYINIQGLNGKDLPQYNFNINLVLTIRAAFIGEIIIDIKYIDTIFSIIL; encoded by the coding sequence GTGCCAAAAATAAAATTGACGGGCTATTATATTAATATACAAGGACTTAACGGGAAAGATCTGCCTCAATACAATTTTAACATCAATTTAGTGTTGACTATACGGGCCGCCTTTATAGGAGAAATAATTATTGACATAAAATATATTGATACTATATTTAGTATCATCTTATAA
- the kdsB gene encoding 3-deoxy-manno-octulosonate cytidylyltransferase, protein MKPRILAVIPARYSSRRFPGKPLSLIAGKSLFEHLYTEVSRSKLIGRVVVATDDKKIYSAARAFGGEVVLTSSRHRTGSDRSAEVLEKLGGDIIVSIQADHLGVKAADYDKVLKAMLAEPPIEFATMICRIDDESTLFDPNRVKVIADRADHALWFSRYPLPYLQGIDGDRLSAFPFYYHIGVYFFRAKALKNYHLWKPGLFEKAESLEQLRILENRRKIKVFRIKREIISIDTPEDLQFAETNIFK, encoded by the coding sequence ATGAAACCCCGAATCCTGGCTGTTATCCCCGCCCGTTATTCCTCGCGGCGGTTCCCGGGGAAACCACTTTCCCTGATAGCCGGGAAATCCCTCTTCGAACATCTCTATACCGAAGTTTCCCGCTCCAAATTGATTGGGCGCGTGGTCGTTGCTACCGACGACAAAAAAATCTATTCCGCCGCTCGGGCCTTTGGCGGTGAGGTCGTTCTGACGTCTTCCAGACATCGCACCGGGTCCGACCGAAGTGCCGAAGTTCTCGAAAAACTCGGTGGCGATATCATCGTCAGTATCCAGGCCGACCACCTCGGGGTTAAAGCCGCCGATTATGACAAAGTCCTCAAAGCGATGCTCGCCGAGCCCCCAATCGAATTTGCCACGATGATTTGCCGGATTGATGACGAGTCGACCCTCTTCGACCCCAACCGGGTCAAGGTCATCGCTGACCGGGCCGACCATGCCCTCTGGTTTTCCCGCTATCCCCTGCCGTATCTGCAGGGTATCGACGGCGACCGCTTGAGCGCCTTCCCATTCTATTACCATATCGGCGTTTACTTCTTCCGCGCCAAAGCCCTGAAAAACTACCACCTTTGGAAACCGGGACTCTTCGAAAAAGCCGAGTCGCTCGAGCAATTACGGATTCTGGAAAACCGTCGCAAAATTAAAGTCTTCAGGATAAAGCGGGAGATTATCTCCATTGACACCCCTGAAGATCTGCAGTTCGCGGAAACAAATATTTTTAAATAA
- the pyrG gene encoding CTP synthetase (Evidence 2a : Function from experimental evidences in other organisms; PubMedId : 11336655, 15157079, 3298209, 3514618, 8385490, 9298646; Product type e : enzyme), which translates to MSEKRTKYIFVTGGVVSSLGKGIASSSLGLLLKKRGLNVNMIKCDPYINVDPGTMNPFQHGEVFVLDDGSETDLDLGHYERFLDQNMSRENNITTGQIYNTVITRERRGDYLGATVQVIPHITEEIKACLRKPAQSNPETDVVIVEIGGTVGDIESQPFLEAIRQMALESEPEDTLFIHLTLVPYIGTAGELKTKPTQHSVKALREIGIQPKILLCRTAKDLSDSIRKKIGLFCNVASKYVIPAVDVETIYEVPLKFHAEGLDEAVCKHLELEVPEPDLTDWENLVTRFKNPTQRVKIAICGKYVNLKDAYKSIIEAFIHAGIENDARVDLIWVSSEDIKQYGADKFLSDIDGLLIPGGFGERGVEGKIEAIRYVRENNIPFFGICLGMQCAVIEFARNICGLEDAHSYEFYADLKNPVIHLMADQEGITNLGGTMRLGAYPAILDEDSKSYVAYRTNGISERHRHRYEFNNAYREMYADTPLKLVGMSPDGRLVEIIEVADHPWFVGVQFHPELKSRPTKAHPLFREFIAAAAAYTVKKNVSAVTASSDVFEPATHHREP; encoded by the coding sequence GTGTCGGAGAAAAGAACCAAATATATTTTTGTGACCGGCGGGGTGGTCTCGTCGCTGGGCAAAGGAATTGCCTCGTCCTCGCTCGGTCTCCTCTTGAAAAAGAGGGGCCTCAATGTCAACATGATCAAGTGCGACCCCTATATCAACGTCGATCCCGGAACGATGAACCCCTTCCAGCACGGCGAAGTGTTCGTGCTCGACGACGGTTCCGAGACCGACCTTGATCTAGGCCACTACGAGCGCTTTCTCGATCAAAATATGTCCCGCGAAAACAACATCACCACGGGCCAGATTTACAACACCGTCATCACCCGCGAACGGCGCGGCGATTACCTCGGCGCCACCGTGCAGGTCATCCCCCATATCACCGAAGAAATCAAGGCCTGCCTGCGGAAACCGGCCCAGAGTAATCCTGAAACCGACGTCGTCATCGTTGAAATCGGCGGCACCGTCGGCGACATCGAATCCCAGCCGTTTCTCGAAGCCATCCGCCAGATGGCCCTCGAAAGCGAACCCGAAGACACTCTCTTCATCCACCTCACCCTTGTCCCGTACATCGGCACCGCCGGCGAACTGAAAACCAAGCCGACCCAGCACTCCGTCAAGGCCCTCCGCGAAATCGGAATTCAGCCCAAAATCCTCCTCTGCCGCACCGCCAAGGACTTAAGCGACTCCATCCGCAAGAAAATCGGTCTCTTCTGCAATGTCGCCTCCAAGTATGTCATCCCGGCCGTCGATGTCGAAACCATCTACGAGGTCCCCCTCAAGTTCCACGCCGAGGGACTCGACGAAGCCGTCTGCAAGCACCTCGAACTCGAAGTCCCCGAACCGGATTTGACCGACTGGGAGAACCTCGTCACCCGTTTTAAAAATCCGACCCAGCGCGTTAAAATCGCCATCTGCGGCAAATATGTGAACCTCAAAGACGCCTATAAATCGATTATCGAGGCCTTCATCCACGCCGGTATCGAGAACGACGCCCGCGTCGATCTCATCTGGGTCTCCTCCGAAGATATCAAGCAGTACGGCGCCGATAAGTTCCTCTCCGATATCGACGGCCTTCTCATTCCCGGCGGTTTCGGTGAGCGGGGGGTCGAAGGGAAAATCGAGGCCATCCGCTATGTCCGCGAAAACAACATCCCCTTCTTCGGCATCTGCCTCGGCATGCAGTGCGCCGTCATCGAATTCGCCCGCAACATCTGCGGCCTTGAAGACGCTCACAGTTACGAATTCTACGCCGACCTCAAAAACCCCGTCATCCATCTCATGGCCGACCAGGAGGGTATCACCAACCTCGGCGGCACCATGCGCCTCGGCGCCTACCCGGCCATCCTCGACGAGGATTCCAAATCATACGTCGCTTATCGAACCAACGGCATCTCCGAGCGCCATCGCCACCGTTACGAATTCAACAACGCCTACCGCGAGATGTACGCCGACACTCCTCTCAAACTGGTCGGGATGTCCCCCGATGGCCGCTTGGTCGAGATTATCGAAGTCGCCGATCACCCCTGGTTCGTCGGCGTCCAGTTCCATCCCGAACTCAAATCCCGCCCCACCAAGGCGCATCCCCTCTTCCGGGAGTTTATCGCCGCGGCGGCGGCCTATACGGTAAAAAAAAACGTTAGCGCGGTGACCGCCTCCTCGGATGTTTTCGAGCCGGCCACCCACCACCGCGAACCATAA
- a CDS encoding hypothetical protein (Evidence 5 : Unknown function) → MTDRGKFLGNCLRSIAALFRKDRNIYKLFFAMTKKLNKFFSISTAVLVVHSGRDNSLKVIAIRKPKYAGKGLALSLPEKDSLLYRIFRNNSLYTANNPSDSDTNFIEKKLLFEDGTQSLAVCPIKYGGSLAGLVCFASPVPYAFDMIEEGMLGGILEEFGAIVGRAERSLNL, encoded by the coding sequence ATGACCGACAGAGGTAAGTTCCTGGGAAACTGTCTCAGATCAATCGCCGCCCTTTTTCGCAAAGATCGCAATATATATAAGTTGTTCTTCGCCATGACCAAGAAGTTGAACAAGTTTTTTTCAATTTCGACGGCGGTACTCGTGGTTCATTCCGGGCGGGATAATAGTCTCAAAGTAATCGCCATAAGGAAGCCGAAGTATGCCGGCAAAGGGCTGGCATTGTCGCTCCCGGAAAAAGACTCCCTTTTATACCGGATTTTCAGAAATAATTCATTATATACGGCGAATAATCCGTCGGACTCCGATACCAATTTTATCGAAAAGAAGCTTCTTTTTGAAGATGGGACCCAGTCGCTGGCGGTTTGCCCAATCAAATATGGCGGATCGCTGGCCGGCCTGGTCTGTTTTGCCTCGCCCGTTCCGTATGCCTTCGATATGATTGAAGAGGGGATGCTAGGGGGGATACTGGAGGAATTCGGAGCGATTGTCGGCCGGGCGGAGCGAAGCCTGAATCTCTAA
- the gatC gene encoding Aspartyl/glutamyl-tRNA(Asn/Gln) amidotransferase subunit C, which produces MPITKDEILKIAALARLELTPPEVDKLTAELAQILTYIDQIKQVNTEGVVPRSQFISAENVFRDDIIKPSLSKEAALGNAPDHDDDYFRVPKVIG; this is translated from the coding sequence GTGCCTATAACAAAAGACGAGATTCTCAAAATTGCCGCCTTGGCGCGGCTGGAACTGACCCCGCCCGAAGTAGATAAACTCACCGCCGAATTGGCTCAAATTCTTACCTATATCGATCAGATTAAACAGGTCAATACCGAGGGCGTCGTCCCCCGCAGCCAATTCATCTCGGCCGAAAATGTCTTTCGCGACGATATCATCAAACCCTCGCTTTCCAAAGAGGCGGCGCTGGGGAACGCTCCCGACCATGATGACGATTATTTCAGGGTACCGAAGGTGATTGGATAA
- the rocD gene encoding Ornithine aminotransferase 1, translating to MSVTLNNKTAFGYSTIPDKQILEMEHIYGASHYRRLEAIVRKTQGAWLYTQDGRKILDCLAAYSAANAGHHHPKIVAALVKALQEGYGSVISNVVYTDVLGLFLKRVAEFVPQMGPRFGHNGNKVLPKNGGVESVETAIKLARYFGYKEKGIPDGKQEIIVYENNFHGRMITVISFSTSPKYKEGFGPLTPGFKVARYGSLEETEKLINPNTCGILVEPMQGEGGMYQPPKGFLKGLRELADKHNLMLIFDEIQVGMGRTGKKLCFEHENVIPDAVILGKAIAGGMVPVSVLVTNTSLMDMAFKPGSDGSTFGGYPLACVAGLAALDVFEDEHLAERSAATGKILKKKILDVASRSPHVKEVRGEGLFIGIEVKNGDAMVFCEKLLGYDMLCNDSHHHTIRISPPLIINDDEVEYIVERLEKVLVD from the coding sequence ATGTCAGTCACCCTCAATAATAAAACCGCCTTTGGTTATTCGACTATCCCCGATAAACAGATTCTCGAAATGGAGCATATTTACGGCGCCAGCCATTATCGCCGTCTCGAAGCCATCGTCCGCAAAACTCAGGGCGCCTGGCTCTACACGCAGGACGGCCGCAAAATTCTCGATTGCCTCGCCGCGTACAGCGCCGCCAACGCCGGACATCATCATCCCAAAATTGTCGCCGCGCTGGTCAAGGCGCTGCAGGAAGGGTACGGCTCGGTCATTTCCAATGTGGTTTATACCGATGTCCTCGGCCTTTTCCTGAAACGGGTCGCCGAATTTGTCCCGCAGATGGGGCCGCGGTTCGGCCATAACGGCAACAAGGTTCTGCCGAAAAACGGCGGGGTGGAATCGGTCGAGACCGCCATCAAACTGGCGCGCTATTTCGGCTATAAAGAAAAAGGGATTCCCGACGGCAAGCAGGAAATTATCGTCTATGAAAACAATTTCCACGGCCGGATGATCACGGTCATATCTTTTTCCACCAGCCCGAAGTACAAAGAAGGTTTCGGGCCGCTCACGCCGGGATTCAAAGTGGCGCGGTACGGCAGTCTCGAGGAGACCGAAAAACTTATCAACCCCAATACCTGCGGCATTCTGGTGGAGCCGATGCAGGGCGAGGGTGGGATGTATCAGCCGCCGAAAGGATTTTTGAAGGGCCTGCGGGAACTGGCCGACAAGCACAACCTGATGCTGATATTCGACGAGATCCAGGTCGGGATGGGGCGGACCGGCAAAAAATTATGTTTCGAGCATGAAAACGTGATTCCCGATGCCGTCATTCTCGGCAAGGCGATCGCCGGCGGGATGGTGCCGGTTTCGGTTCTGGTCACCAACACCTCCCTGATGGATATGGCGTTCAAGCCGGGATCCGACGGATCCACGTTCGGCGGGTATCCTTTGGCGTGCGTGGCGGGGCTGGCGGCGCTCGATGTTTTCGAGGACGAGCATCTGGCGGAGCGGTCGGCGGCCACGGGGAAGATTCTCAAGAAGAAAATACTCGATGTGGCCTCCCGCAGTCCGCATGTGAAAGAGGTGCGGGGCGAAGGGCTATTTATCGGGATCGAGGTCAAGAACGGCGATGCCATGGTCTTCTGCGAGAAACTTCTGGGCTACGACATGCTCTGCAACGACAGCCATCATCATACGATCCGGATTTCGCCGCCGCTGATTATCAACGACGACGAGGTGGAATATATAGTCGAGCGGCTGGAGAAGGTGCTGGTGGATTAG
- a CDS encoding hypothetical protein (Evidence 5 : Unknown function): MVIALDRAPFRPEECRQISLDGAELFELICTVFSGESISDKNLSYLERLVTTNALLFLTDEKKFLYPTEFEPLPLETVQTMLLNDAAGIFCRRVYHHETGADTDYSLCAARLGQNKNGGDVTCGILYGDGWGDAEALRTEFYGLISQIRRFYGEFRDSRAVQNFLGEENHYRYVIDPATRKIIVRRAPVGQANKKIAAAWDKAVAEQFLSHIGDDKFDFSRTFVFDRHLKNLGISKFQLLGFPYIYLSFESAESPQDEVGEYDCIVRDFSHRMCNKLAAVQGAASQLMLDRKLPVDENEMTLLKIILRATEKMDDLLGKLHQYSHAVCEKEEKFDLYRLIPEIVGRLQTSGVRLKLTSDTQKYEMTGDSGKLMQAFEDLLANAAEESGGDSEIAIGLNCGAEGAEVTVANLSRSGSRKGGDTADEAESRLFREGMEYSIIKRIINEHQGSLDITGDLSGQMTAVIRFPEKYDRR; encoded by the coding sequence ATGGTTATAGCACTGGACCGGGCGCCTTTTCGCCCTGAGGAATGTCGACAAATTTCGCTGGATGGAGCGGAATTGTTCGAACTTATTTGCACCGTCTTTTCGGGAGAGTCCATATCCGACAAAAACTTAAGTTATTTAGAGCGGCTGGTGACGACCAACGCACTTCTTTTCCTGACCGATGAGAAGAAATTTCTGTATCCGACGGAATTTGAGCCGCTGCCGCTGGAGACAGTGCAGACGATGCTTCTGAATGATGCGGCGGGAATATTCTGTCGCCGGGTGTATCATCATGAAACAGGGGCGGACACGGACTATTCACTGTGCGCGGCACGCCTGGGCCAGAATAAAAATGGCGGCGATGTTACCTGCGGGATTTTATACGGGGACGGTTGGGGCGATGCGGAAGCGCTCAGGACCGAGTTTTACGGATTGATTTCGCAAATCCGCCGGTTTTACGGCGAGTTCCGGGACTCGCGAGCGGTGCAGAATTTTTTGGGAGAAGAGAATCATTATCGTTATGTAATCGATCCGGCGACGCGTAAGATTATAGTGAGGCGAGCCCCGGTCGGACAAGCCAATAAGAAAATTGCCGCGGCCTGGGACAAGGCGGTAGCGGAGCAGTTTCTTTCACATATCGGCGATGATAAATTCGATTTCTCCCGAACTTTCGTTTTCGATCGTCATCTGAAGAATCTCGGGATATCGAAATTTCAACTTCTTGGCTTCCCTTACATTTACCTATCGTTCGAATCGGCGGAGTCTCCGCAGGATGAGGTGGGAGAATATGACTGCATAGTGCGAGATTTTTCGCACCGGATGTGCAACAAACTGGCGGCGGTGCAGGGAGCGGCAAGCCAACTTATGCTTGACCGCAAGTTGCCGGTTGACGAAAATGAGATGACACTATTGAAAATAATTCTCCGGGCGACCGAAAAAATGGATGACCTGCTGGGCAAACTGCATCAATACAGCCACGCGGTCTGCGAGAAAGAGGAAAAGTTCGATCTCTATCGGTTAATTCCGGAGATAGTCGGACGTTTGCAAACCAGCGGAGTCCGGTTAAAGTTGACTTCCGATACTCAGAAATATGAAATGACCGGCGACAGCGGGAAACTGATGCAAGCGTTCGAGGACTTATTGGCAAACGCCGCCGAGGAGAGCGGAGGCGATTCGGAAATTGCGATAGGACTGAATTGCGGCGCCGAAGGGGCGGAGGTGACGGTGGCAAATTTGTCCCGGTCAGGATCAAGGAAGGGCGGCGATACGGCAGACGAGGCAGAGTCGCGATTGTTCCGGGAGGGGATGGAATATTCTATTATCAAAAGAATAATAAACGAACATCAAGGGAGTCTGGATATCACCGGCGATTTGTCAGGGCAAATGACGGCCGTTATCAGGTTTCCCGAAAAATATGACAGGAGATGA
- a CDS encoding hypothetical protein (Evidence 5 : Unknown function): MIHGKKRTQIRRINFRKYLYPAIIDIINFLELEQKSGKEEP, encoded by the coding sequence TTGATACATGGGAAAAAAAGAACACAAATAAGAAGAATAAATTTCAGAAAATATTTATACCCTGCAATAATCGACATCATAAATTTTTTAGAATTGGAGCAGAAAAGTGGAAAAGAAGAGCCTTGA
- a CDS encoding conserved hypothetical protein (Evidence 4 : Unknown function but conserved in other organisms): MVFVTTAVANWQPIFADPEVAEICLSQLKESAQHFGVSIVGYVLMPHHLHLLLGFPDIRKLSRFMQSFKILSSKKIGELLRMKGHLVGKENISLWQARFDDLIIVSEEQFRIKLNYIHENPVRAGLVQSATDYPYSSAGDWINEIEGRIKIDKEFGWTK, encoded by the coding sequence TTGGTTTTTGTCACCACCGCTGTGGCCAATTGGCAACCAATCTTTGCCGATCCGGAAGTGGCGGAAATCTGCCTGAGTCAACTCAAGGAATCGGCGCAACATTTCGGTGTCTCGATAGTCGGCTATGTGCTTATGCCTCATCATTTGCATCTTCTTCTGGGTTTCCCTGATATTAGGAAATTGTCCAGATTCATGCAAAGTTTCAAGATATTGAGTTCAAAGAAGATAGGCGAACTGCTCAGGATGAAAGGGCATCTCGTAGGCAAAGAGAATATCAGTCTCTGGCAAGCACGGTTTGATGATCTTATTATCGTATCAGAAGAGCAATTTCGCATTAAACTCAATTATATCCATGAAAATCCGGTGCGTGCCGGACTGGTGCAAAGTGCGACAGATTATCCTTACTCAAGTGCCGGAGATTGGATAAATGAGATTGAAGGGAGGATAAAGATTGATAAGGAGTTTGGGTGGACCAAATAA
- a CDS encoding hypothetical protein (Evidence 5 : Unknown function), protein MEKKSLDYYLNLDYDLTVIRLEDEGEHIYKAYARELGEYAIYGTGNSKMAAIESFEASRTEMFKYYYENNIAIHEPQRQDEEKYSGKFIVRTTPDIHRILTETAAHDNISLNQLINNVLHTYCAGVSFLNMAEEALGKLLKKCGSASQGAFDSGNIYDLTDHDLTKPWQKKNKMAAG, encoded by the coding sequence GTGGAAAAGAAGAGCCTTGATTATTATCTGAACCTCGACTATGACTTGACGGTCATAAGGTTAGAGGATGAGGGTGAGCACATTTATAAGGCTTACGCTAGGGAACTAGGTGAATATGCCATTTATGGTACCGGCAATAGCAAGATGGCGGCAATAGAATCCTTTGAAGCATCTAGAACAGAGATGTTTAAATACTACTATGAGAACAACATAGCGATTCATGAACCACAAAGGCAGGACGAAGAGAAATATAGTGGTAAATTTATTGTGAGGACTACGCCTGATATTCACAGAATTTTAACTGAAACTGCGGCACATGACAATATTAGTCTTAATCAATTAATAAATAATGTTTTACACACATATTGTGCGGGAGTAAGTTTTTTGAATATGGCTGAAGAAGCGTTGGGTAAGCTACTAAAAAAGTGTGGTTCAGCAAGTCAGGGGGCATTCGATTCGGGCAATATTTATGATTTAACAGATCACGATTTGACGAAACCATGGCAGAAAAAAAATAAAATGGCGGCGGGGTGA
- a CDS encoding Two component, sigma54 specific, transcriptional regulator, Fis family: MSQFIIDRSPATILLVDDDDTFRGTIEILLKSHGYNVITAEGVTGATRCIRERKLDLIITDLKMDDGTGIELLGKIKEAQAEIAVIIQTAYGSVQNAVEAMRQGAYDYITKPFKNEELLVLIEKALENKKIREELTVLREEIAWKYSFDNLVGISASLKQLKSLAARVASTDISILITGESGTGKELMAKAIHYHSNRRKKKFIPIDCTSIPANLMESEFFGHVKGSFTSAVANRKGLFEEADGGTVFLDEVGDMPLPLQAKILRVLQESEIRPVGSSLSKKIDVRILAATNRDLSALVEEGNFREDLFYRLNVLPITIPPLRERVDDIAVLAEHFLSLEKARRGEGNLSISADAMERLVQHRWPGNVRELENTIKRAIALSHDGRITGEDIMFITSEPAPGSQRNEILNGTFGTLEESLKDRIEATLHATNWNLSKTAGILGIGRTTLWRKVKKYNIDRNEKVLLNQK, from the coding sequence TTGAGCCAGTTTATAATCGATAGATCGCCCGCTACCATACTGCTGGTCGATGATGATGATACATTTCGCGGCACGATCGAGATTTTGTTGAAAAGTCACGGATATAATGTAATCACCGCGGAAGGAGTAACGGGGGCAACACGGTGCATAAGGGAAAGGAAGCTCGATCTGATTATCACCGATTTGAAGATGGATGACGGTACGGGGATCGAACTTCTGGGCAAAATCAAGGAAGCTCAGGCAGAAATAGCGGTGATAATCCAGACGGCCTACGGTTCGGTACAGAATGCGGTGGAAGCAATGCGGCAGGGCGCCTACGATTATATCACCAAGCCGTTCAAGAATGAGGAACTGCTGGTTCTGATAGAAAAGGCGCTGGAGAATAAAAAGATCCGCGAAGAACTGACGGTCTTGAGGGAGGAAATCGCCTGGAAATACAGTTTCGACAACCTGGTGGGAATATCGGCGAGTTTGAAGCAGTTGAAAAGCCTGGCGGCGCGAGTGGCATCGACCGACATCTCGATTCTCATCACGGGGGAATCGGGGACCGGCAAGGAACTTATGGCGAAGGCGATTCATTATCATTCCAACCGGCGAAAAAAGAAATTTATCCCGATCGATTGTACTTCGATACCAGCCAATTTGATGGAATCGGAATTTTTCGGGCATGTGAAAGGTTCATTCACATCGGCGGTGGCAAACCGAAAGGGTCTGTTCGAAGAGGCCGACGGCGGCACGGTGTTTCTTGACGAAGTCGGCGACATGCCATTGCCGCTTCAGGCAAAAATTCTTCGGGTTCTGCAGGAATCGGAGATTCGGCCGGTCGGGTCATCGTTATCCAAGAAGATCGATGTGCGGATTCTGGCGGCCACGAATCGCGACCTGTCGGCGCTGGTGGAGGAGGGGAATTTCCGGGAGGACCTTTTCTACCGTTTGAACGTTCTTCCGATAACTATTCCGCCACTCCGGGAACGAGTCGATGATATCGCGGTTTTGGCGGAGCATTTTTTGAGTCTGGAAAAGGCCCGCCGGGGGGAAGGGAATCTCTCCATTTCGGCCGATGCCATGGAAAGACTGGTGCAACATCGCTGGCCGGGGAATGTGCGGGAGTTGGAGAATACCATAAAAAGGGCGATCGCGCTTTCGCATGACGGGCGAATTACCGGCGAGGACATAATGTTTATTACATCCGAGCCGGCTCCCGGATCTCAGAGGAACGAAATTTTGAACGGCACATTCGGGACGCTGGAAGAAAGCCTGAAGGACAGAATCGAAGCGACGCTTCATGCCACGAACTGGAATTTGAGCAAGACGGCGGGGATTTTGGGGATCGGGCGGACCACGCTCTGGCGAAAAGTGAAAAAATACAATATTGATCGAAATGAGAAGGTTTTATTGAATCAGAAATGA
- a CDS encoding Activator of Hsp90 ATPase 1 family protein → MKPLHVKAHMKISKPPHEVFEGIVDPVQLSRYFTSSSTGRLDEGRTVTWRWADFGDAKADVTPLKVITDKFISFRWGGPGDETTVEISLESVAPAVTRVEIIEDGWEKDDHGIARLADNTFGWADFLCCLKGYLEHGINLRHAAF, encoded by the coding sequence ATGAAACCTCTTCATGTCAAAGCCCATATGAAAATCTCCAAACCGCCCCATGAGGTCTTCGAAGGTATCGTCGATCCCGTCCAGCTCTCCCGCTATTTCACCTCTTCCAGCACCGGCCGCCTCGACGAGGGCCGCACCGTCACCTGGCGCTGGGCCGATTTCGGCGACGCCAAAGCCGATGTCACCCCCCTTAAGGTCATCACCGACAAGTTTATTTCGTTTAGATGGGGCGGGCCCGGCGACGAGACCACCGTTGAAATCTCCCTCGAGTCGGTCGCGCCGGCGGTCACGCGGGTTGAGATTATTGAGGATGGCTGGGAGAAGGACGATCATGGCATTGCCCGTCTGGCCGACAACACTTTCGGTTGGGCCGATTTTCTCTGTTGCCTGAAGGGTTACCTGGAGCACGGCATCAACCTCCGCCACGCCGCCTTCTAA
- a CDS encoding hypothetical protein (Evidence 5 : Unknown function) encodes MLFGPDLFSMPSVAGADMLKKGKKEIETESLSYHKKGIMDIEMGIKAMLDGITAGAELAPGRFGAG; translated from the coding sequence TTGCTGTTTGGGCCCGATCTCTTTAGCATGCCGAGCGTGGCGGGCGCGGATATGCTTAAAAAGGGCAAGAAGGAAATCGAAACCGAAAGTTTGAGTTACCATAAAAAGGGCATAATGGATATTGAAATGGGAATAAAGGCCATGCTTGACGGCATTACGGCTGGAGCGGAACTTGCCCCAGGCCGTTTTGGGGCCGGTTGA